The nucleotide window TAACTCTACAAACTCTTGGATTTTGACTCCAGCAAGACCCAATAACTTATCAAGAGGAACCAATGTTCGTCATGGAACTCAGTATCTCATTATACTATCGACACCAAAATGTCAGGAGAGCCATCTGTTCATGGGGGGGAGTGTACTTGATGGCGTTGTTGATTAATTCACTCAAAATTCGGTCAAGTAGGCATTTATCTGTGGTAAGGGGGGGCAAGTCTGACGGAATCTGGCAGAACAGATTCAATTGGCGCTCTTGAGCACGCAACAGAAACCCCTCCAACAAAACCGGGATCCAATATTGCAGGCGAACGTTAGCCAGTTCAATGTTTTGGCTACCGGATTCCAGCCGTTGCAAATCAAGGAGATTATTTACCAGCTCCAATTCTTTGGCCCATTCATTGTTTAAGATGCTGAAGTATTGAGTATGTGTATCCGGGATCCCTTTGAGTTCCATCATTTTCATCGCCATGCGCATAGAAGTAAGGGGGGTGCGCAACTCATGGGAAACCAGATTGAGAAAATCCTCTTTCATCTGATTCAGTTCAGTGAGTTTTTGTACCTGTTGCTGTAGTTCAGCATGGAGGCGGGCTTGACGGATCCCGATGGCACACTGGCTGGCCACCTGTTTGGCTAAGCGGATCTCGGCAGAGGTAAACTCCTGATCCTGTGAACGCATCAGTCGTAAAAAGCCCAGTATCTGTAGCTCATTTTCGATGGAACACACCACATTAACCGTCCGCGGCCAAGGTTCGCAGAGGCGACAAAAATACATCGTCTTCCCTTGTAGCAGTTGTGAGAGAGAATCGAGATTCACCTCTAGCAGGGATCCCTGTAAATTCTCATCATAAACCGTATCTTCGTAAGCAACCTGATACGACAAAGATTCTGGCAAATCAACACCAAAGTTATGCAGTTGAGGAGGGTCAAAGAAGTTAATGTTACAGCAAGAGAGGTGAAAAACTTGCGCTAGCTCAGAAACGGTTGCTTGCAAAACATCTTCTTCGTTGAGACTAGAGCGAATCTCATCACTCAACCACCGCAGCAGTTGTTCGTGATTCACCAGTCTTTGGAGTTCTTGATTGCGCACCTGCACTTGGTATCGCAGTTCATCATTGGTTTCTCGCAGTTGCTGCACCAAATTAGATTGTTGAATAGCAATGCCCAGTTGATTGGCTATCTGACCCAGAAGTTGAACCTGCTGATCTGTCCAAGGATAGGTCTGATTCAGGAAAAAGAGGGAAAGTCCTCCCCAGGTTTCCGAGCCGATACGAATGGGGACAATCAACCAAGCGCCGGGATAGCGTTCCGAGATCTTGACATTGACTGGATCAGACACGGTTGCAGTGTTGTCAATGCGGATGACCTGTCCCTGTTTCAATAAATTAGCAATGGGATTGTTCCGATCAGGGATTACCAGGTCTTCCTCTTCAATGACTTCTGTCAAGGGAGAATAGGCCGCTTGCCGACGCCAAATGCCTTCGGCGGGCAGATATTGGTTAATGGAAACTTGATCCACGGGAATGAGCTGGCCAATTCCGGTCGTGGTGGTGCGGAAAATATCCTGGATTTCAAGAGAGTCACGGATCGCTTGGGTGATTTGATGGAGCAGTTGCGATTGGGCAAATTGTTCTTGAAGGGCCTGTTCTGCTTGTTTGCGGGCGGTGACATCCAAAATCATCGTGTCCCACAAGACATCGCCATTTTCAAGTTGCTGCGGTTGTCCTGCGGCTTCCAGCCATTTGAGTTGTCCAGAGGGGGTGCGAATTCGCCAGGCCCAGTGCCAAGGTTCTAAAGTTTGAGCAGATCTCACCACCGATTCGACCATGGCAGGGCGATCTTCTTCCAACACCATTTGCCACAGTGGACGGGCATCTTCCTGTACCGCTTGGGCCTCTAATTCCCACAACTGAAAACAACCGGGACTCATGTAGGTGACTTGATCGGTTCCATCTGGATGCAGCACATATTGAAAGACAGCTCCAGGGATATTAGACACCAAGTTTTGAAACCGCGTTTCACTGTGTTTAAGGGCCCCTTCGACCTGTTTGCGCTCGCTGATATCCCGCGAAATACACAACAGCGACTCCAATGCCCCTGCCCCATTCCATTCTGGGGAAATGGTCATCTCAAAGGTGCGGATCCCTTTTAGGGTCTCTGTTTCAAACTCAATTGTTCTCCCCCGCCCGGTGGCAATCACCGCTTCGGCTGCCGCCTCCCAAATTGTCACCATCGCTTCCGACAGTCCCACCTCGCGGCAGGTTTTGCCCATCATTTGTTCGGCAGGGATCCCGCTCAGTCGGTACAGTTCACCACTGACATAAAGATGGCGCAGGTTGAGATCAAAACGCTCGATCACATCGGGGGAGTTATCCAACAGTTGCTGAAAGGTTTGGGCCTGTTGCTGGGCCACTTGCCAACACACCTGCTGCAGCTGTTCCCGGCGGATGGCCCCCAACACCTGGCCGTTGGCATCCACAACCGGGCAAGAAGGGATCCCCTGTTGGCTCATCCAGATCAGCAGGTCTTCAGGGTTGCGGTAGGCCTCTAGTTGGACAGGCAGAACCCGCTCCCAAGCCAGATCCGCAGCAGTGATAGCCGGTGAACAGTGGGTCTGGAGCCATTGCCGATACAGTTGACTCTCCTGCAAAAATCCCCATTCACCGGAAGAGAATAGTAGGAAGGCGTAGTCGTGGGAGGATTGCACAAACTGTTCGCGAATCCGCACCAAAGCATCAGAAGGATCAAACACAAGAATACAAGGATCAATGGCTTGCTCCAGCAGTGCCATTGCCTCAGATGGCGAGATCATGGAGTACCTTGGCCCGATTGCTTAATTCAGTTGTAACCTGACACAAACGGAATTCTGGTTATCCTTTGTGCTCCAGGTATTCAACGGGTGTTCAACGGGTTAACCGGGCAAATCTCACGGTCAGGATAACAGCAGCCACCGTCAGCCCTATCGCCAGCCCCCACCAGAGGCCAAATCCGCCCATCCCTACGCCAAAACCCAGCCAGTAGCCAGTCGGCAAACCCACCCCCCAGTAGGCCAAAACCCCGATCAAAAACGGGATCCGCGTATCTTTTAACCCCCGCAACGCTCCCGCCGCGATCACCTGCCCCCCATCCACCCATTGAAAAACCGCCGCTACCCCCAGCATGAATACCGAACCGAGGGCCAATGCCGCCCATCCTGCCGCGCGAGTTCCAGGTCGGTTGGCCGCTCCCCACTGCTGCCCCACCTGCACCGTAGCCCCATAGGAAATGCCCCTAACCACCGCAAAGGCCACCGCTGCCGTTTGAATCGCCATTTGATGAGCCGCCAAAGGGGTTGTTCCCAAAGCCCCAGCCGCCAAGGTCTCTTCCCCCAGCCAACCCATCATCATGGCATCGATAAACGTGGTGGCGGTTTGGGCCATTTCAGCCGCTGCCAAGGGGGCCGATAAGCACCAACAGGCCCTTAAGGCCAGCAACCAATCGGAGCCGAACTCCTGAAGGATCCCTGTGGGAGATTTAGGCGTCTTCTGCACAGGGGGTCGCAGCTTCGGGAGGGTCCGCTTGCCCTAGTTGATCCAAAAAGTGCTGGAGGAGCTGAAAGCGAGGCGAATTAAGACTGTAGTAAATCCAACGTCCTTGCTGACGAGCATTGACCAGTTCCGCATCTCGCAAGGTTTTCAGGTGAAAGGACAGCTTCGACTGGCTGACTTCCAAAATTTCACACAGATCACAAACACACAATTCCCGACCCTGCAACAGTTGCAGCACCTGCAGGCGAATCGGATCCGAGAGGGCGTGAAACCCTCCTTGCAGCTGTTCAGAGGTCAGAGGGTGATCCGCGCGGTTAACCAGAAAAGAAACCATAACTCAAGGGCTTTTAGTCCCACCATCATAGGACAAGCCTTCAGGTCACGGGGACGAAGGGAGGTTATACTACAGAAGTAATACATACTGGTTCGGGAGGATCCCTTCATGAGCACTGCTACCACACCCCGCATTCCCACCACCGAAATGGAGGTGACCAGCATTCGACTGGAACGGGAACTTAAGGATCGGCTCAAGTTGCTGGCCGGGGATCAGGGCTATCAGGCCTTGGTACGGGAAATTCTTTGGAGCTACGTGCACCGTCATTCCGGAGACAGCCTTACCCTTAGCCCCGCCGATATTCAAGCCAGCTTCCCCGCCACGGCCCACCAAGCTCAGCGTTGTGCCCTCACTGGCCAACCCATTCAACCGCAGGATCCCATGTTGCTAGGGTGGACGACCGACGGAAAACTCGTCGCCCTTAGCCCCTCCAGTCTTTAATCCCCTGTAGGGGATCCGAATCCACACCCAACTGCACCGGATCCCCTAGGTGCCGCGAATTTCCCGATATTTTCTGGCCCGTTCTTCGGCGGGGTCTGGAGCCTGAGCCTTGGCAATGGCTTCCTCCAGTTGCACCATTACCGTTTCCGCTGGTTCTGTGGAACGGACAACGTAAAACATCATATTGACAGCTTCAGTGGAGGTCAGCTTCAAGGTTTCTTTGCCCTTGGGTACCAGGGCGATCTTGCCATCAGTGGTAGTAATGGCTGCATGGGATCCCTTGGCGAGAATTTCTCCCGCTTTTTCCAGAGTGACGAGCATATCCGTGGCTTACGGAAGCAGAACTCCCTTTATCCTATCGGATGTCTTGGAAGAACAGGGCTAGCTCCATCTAGGCCATTTGGCGGATTATGCATGTTCACGCAATTGCTGCAAAAAATCTGTTGCCGTGACGGGACGCCCCAACAAAAAACCTTGCACCTCATCGCACTTCAGGTTTTGCAAAATATCCAATTGTGAGAGGGTCTCTACCCCTTCGGCGGCCACCCGCAAATCCAAGCTATGGCCCAGATCGATAATGGCAGCTACCACAGCAATATCGCTCTTTTCGTAGCGGCTCAGGGGCACCATCGTCGTGTTCAAATCGCGGATGAAGGAGCGATCGATCTTGAGCTTGTGCAAGGGGAATCGCTTCAGGTAGCTGATGGATGAATAGCCGGTACCAAAATCGTCGATGGCCAACTTCACCCCCAGATGGTAAAGCCGGCGTAGAATCTCGAGAGTTTGTTCAAAATCTTTGGCAGCGGTGGTCTCGGTGATTTCCACTTCCAAAGCAGCAGCGGGCAGTTGGGTTTCTGCCAAGATACTTTTCAGCCGTGTCACCATATCCTGCTGTTGGAACTGTCGCATCGATAGATTAACCGCCACTGTAATCTCCGGCCAGCCTTGGGTACGCCAACGTTGAGCTTCGGCGCAGGCCCGCCGCAATACCCATTCCCCTAGGGGCAAGATCAACCCGGTTTCTTCCGCTAGGGGGATAAACTGCTCGGGTGAGAAAGACTCTGGGCTGGAGGGATCCCAGCGCACCAGAGCTTCTGCCCCGACAATTTTTTGCCCGTTGATATCCCATTGGGGCTGGTAGAGCACCTGCAGCTGATCTTGCTCAATGGCACGGCGCAGACGGCTTTCTAGGGTGAGGCGACCTAGGGCTTCTGGCTGAGGGTCGGAGTGATGAACCTGATAACTGTTGCGGGACTGGGCTTTGGCTCGATACATAGCGGCATCGGCATACTGCACCAGGCTATCTAGGTCGGTGGCATCCTGTGGGTAAAAACTGATGCCAATGCTGCCGCTGACGTACAGCTCATGGTTGTCAAGCAAAATCGGCTGATCAAAGGTATCCAACAGAGACTGGGCCAAGTTGAGGGCCCGCTTGGGATTGTCCAGGTGGGTGAGGATAAAGGTAAACTCATCTCCCCCCATACGCGCCATCAAATCTCCGGCTGGAACCTGTTCTTGCAACCGTTTGGCAATGAGCTGGAGCACCCGATCCCCGGCACTGTGGCCCAGGCTATCGTTGATGGTTTTGAAATCGTCTAAATCCAAAAACAACACTGCCAAGGGATGGGGCTGCTGGAGGAACTCTTGCAAGCGGCGCTGAAATAGGCTGCGGTTGGGCAGTTGGGTTAGGGGGTCGTAGTGGGCCAAATGCTCCAGTCGGGCTTCTGCTTCTTTGCGCTCGCTGATATCGATGGCAATGCCAATCACCCCTTCCTGATTGGGCAGGAGATCCACCCGGCACTCATAAGTGATCCCGGCTACTTTGGCTTCATAGGCACAAGGGATCCCTTGTAGGGCCAGGCGATGATGCCGACTGTGCCAGCCCTCCTCGGATTCCCCGTACACTTCCGCTAGGGTTCTGCCCAGAGCCGCCTGTGGATCGATGCCAAACTGATGTAAGTTGGCCCCGGAAAAATAGGTGTAACGCAGCTCTCGATCCACCAACCAAATGACAGCAGGTATGTGGGACAAAATGGCATGGCGTAGGCTTTCACTTTTGCGCAGGGCCTCTTCTGCCCAACGGCGTTTGAACTGATCCAAAGCAACAGACTCTGGATTGAGGTTCGTGGGTAAGGGTTTATCCCCAGGCTGACGTAGAAAATCTGCCGGTAATTCCTCGGTTGCTTCGCCCTCATGTTGACTGAGATGACTGAGAAACAATTGCTCGGGCAACAGAATGTGCAACAACTCCTGTGGGCCTACCCATCCCATAACTTGCGCCCGGCGATTCACCACCAACAGTTTCTGACTCGGCTCCTGCCGCAAGCATTCGTAGACCGACCCCAAATGTTCAGAAGCATCCAGAGGTGTTCCATAGGGGAGACAGTGGGTTTGGGCGGGTAAGGATTGCCAATTGGGAGTTTCTTGAGCAATCTGCAACACTTGCTCGGCCTGGATCCAACCGACGGGTGTTTGGCGCTGGGGATCCCATAGCAACAACGATGTGACCCGATGGTGGACTAGCAACGACAACACTGCTCCCAGAGACAGATCTGCAGGTGCCTGTAGCTGCAAAGGCTGGATCCAGGGTTCCACTGAATTGAGCTGTAGGAGTTTGGTTGGATTGAGGGCTTGCAATAGGCTATGGGGGGTGAGGATTCCTTTCAGGTGTCCTTTGGCATCCAAAACGGGTAAGGCTTCCGTTTGCTGTTGCGTCAAGAGGCGAGCGGCATCCAGTAAAAAACGCAGCTCCTGTTCGACGGCTCGCTTTGGCCAAGGGATCCCC belongs to Thermostichus vulcanus str. 'Rupite' and includes:
- a CDS encoding ArsR/SmtB family transcription factor, which encodes MVSFLVNRADHPLTSEQLQGGFHALSDPIRLQVLQLLQGRELCVCDLCEILEVSQSKLSFHLKTLRDAELVNARQQGRWIYYSLNSPRFQLLQHFLDQLGQADPPEAATPCAEDA
- a CDS encoding GAF domain-containing protein, which gives rise to MISPSEAMALLEQAIDPCILVFDPSDALVRIREQFVQSSHDYAFLLFSSGEWGFLQESQLYRQWLQTHCSPAITAADLAWERVLPVQLEAYRNPEDLLIWMSQQGIPSCPVVDANGQVLGAIRREQLQQVCWQVAQQQAQTFQQLLDNSPDVIERFDLNLRHLYVSGELYRLSGIPAEQMMGKTCREVGLSEAMVTIWEAAAEAVIATGRGRTIEFETETLKGIRTFEMTISPEWNGAGALESLLCISRDISERKQVEGALKHSETRFQNLVSNIPGAVFQYVLHPDGTDQVTYMSPGCFQLWELEAQAVQEDARPLWQMVLEEDRPAMVESVVRSAQTLEPWHWAWRIRTPSGQLKWLEAAGQPQQLENGDVLWDTMILDVTARKQAEQALQEQFAQSQLLHQITQAIRDSLEIQDIFRTTTTGIGQLIPVDQVSINQYLPAEGIWRRQAAYSPLTEVIEEEDLVIPDRNNPIANLLKQGQVIRIDNTATVSDPVNVKISERYPGAWLIVPIRIGSETWGGLSLFFLNQTYPWTDQQVQLLGQIANQLGIAIQQSNLVQQLRETNDELRYQVQVRNQELQRLVNHEQLLRWLSDEIRSSLNEEDVLQATVSELAQVFHLSCCNINFFDPPQLHNFGVDLPESLSYQVAYEDTVYDENLQGSLLEVNLDSLSQLLQGKTMYFCRLCEPWPRTVNVVCSIENELQILGFLRLMRSQDQEFTSAEIRLAKQVASQCAIGIRQARLHAELQQQVQKLTELNQMKEDFLNLVSHELRTPLTSMRMAMKMMELKGIPDTHTQYFSILNNEWAKELELVNNLLDLQRLESGSQNIELANVRLQYWIPVLLEGFLLRAQERQLNLFCQIPSDLPPLTTDKCLLDRILSELINNAIKYTPPHEQMALLTFWCR
- a CDS encoding EAL domain-containing protein; its protein translation is MPLLRTALLRRWLSVAPDTPVLEAIRCTAQRDPAIPAVVWVERGKHLLGYLSALDLLQALHSGIPPHTCVQDLTWREPQGIPWPKRAVEQELRFLLDAARLLTQQQTEALPVLDAKGHLKGILTPHSLLQALNPTKLLQLNSVEPWIQPLQLQAPADLSLGAVLSLLVHHRVTSLLLWDPQRQTPVGWIQAEQVLQIAQETPNWQSLPAQTHCLPYGTPLDASEHLGSVYECLRQEPSQKLLVVNRRAQVMGWVGPQELLHILLPEQLFLSHLSQHEGEATEELPADFLRQPGDKPLPTNLNPESVALDQFKRRWAEEALRKSESLRHAILSHIPAVIWLVDRELRYTYFSGANLHQFGIDPQAALGRTLAEVYGESEEGWHSRHHRLALQGIPCAYEAKVAGITYECRVDLLPNQEGVIGIAIDISERKEAEARLEHLAHYDPLTQLPNRSLFQRRLQEFLQQPHPLAVLFLDLDDFKTINDSLGHSAGDRVLQLIAKRLQEQVPAGDLMARMGGDEFTFILTHLDNPKRALNLAQSLLDTFDQPILLDNHELYVSGSIGISFYPQDATDLDSLVQYADAAMYRAKAQSRNSYQVHHSDPQPEALGRLTLESRLRRAIEQDQLQVLYQPQWDINGQKIVGAEALVRWDPSSPESFSPEQFIPLAEETGLILPLGEWVLRRACAEAQRWRTQGWPEITVAVNLSMRQFQQQDMVTRLKSILAETQLPAAALEVEITETTAAKDFEQTLEILRRLYHLGVKLAIDDFGTGYSSISYLKRFPLHKLKIDRSFIRDLNTTMVPLSRYEKSDIAVVAAIIDLGHSLDLRVAAEGVETLSQLDILQNLKCDEVQGFLLGRPVTATDFLQQLREHA
- a CDS encoding MATE family efflux transporter, with translation MQKTPKSPTGILQEFGSDWLLALRACWCLSAPLAAAEMAQTATTFIDAMMMGWLGEETLAAGALGTTPLAAHQMAIQTAAVAFAVVRGISYGATVQVGQQWGAANRPGTRAAGWAALALGSVFMLGVAAVFQWVDGGQVIAAGALRGLKDTRIPFLIGVLAYWGVGLPTGYWLGFGVGMGGFGLWWGLAIGLTVAAVILTVRFARLTR